One Campylobacter concisus DNA segment encodes these proteins:
- a CDS encoding formate dehydrogenase subunit alpha: MPHSNAVGRRSFLKMAALAGVAGSMSGLAASGVTRSATKEEMANPFPNSKIVKTVCTVCSVGCGVRAEVENGVWVRQEVAQDHPVSAGGHCCKGSDVIDMVRSHCRVKYPMKKVGGKWKRISYKEALDEIGAKLKAYREKNPEQVMFLGSAKDCNEQSYYISKFVAMFGTNNLDHQARLUHSSTVAGVANTWGYGAMTNHLGDIQNAKSIFIVGANPAVNHPVGFRHFLKAKENNGAKLIVVDPRYTRTAAKADYFAQIRTGTDIPFMYGMMNIIFQNGWEDKEFINDRVYGMDLIREEAAKWTPEVVADVCGIKKETLLEITEVYAKNRPGSVVWAMGLTQHTIGSSNTRIAPILQLVLGNMGVSGGGCNILRGHDNVQGATDMANLPTELPGYYPKNEANWKYFAKMWKVDFEWLQKNFVKPEMMFKPGFTLSKWWAGVLDGKNGNEAVDNAGDSIKALVVIGNGITSTAQQVKVKEGLDALELLVLVDPFVNDAGVITDKKDDVYILPAATQFETSGTVVATNRSGQWRSQVVEPLFESMPDHEILFELAKRLGYYDELTRTIRDAEGKIEWPEVATREIANIIKTIGMTGWTPERLKKHQENWDKFDEKTSLGKPGTVVEGEYYGLPWPCWTEDHPGSPILYDINKSVRQGGMGFRNRFGLEHNGVSQLAADGSAPVDSFVKGGYPEIKKDNIEKVLGITLTEDEKAKIGGSWIHDDSNIIAKKCMEKNIAPYGNARARTIVWTFADQIPLHREPLHTPRFDLAQKYPSFEDKKLQNRVDTKFKSVQLAKDYSKEFPIILTTARLVNFSGAGMETRASMYLSRLTPEMFADIHPELAAKHGIKNWDFIWVHSPEGTKVKVRARVVPSVKPDTIFMPFHYAGYMQGADMTGNFPEGTKPYAVGESANTVTNYGYDINTQIPETKSGLCRIEKA; the protein is encoded by the coding sequence ATGCCCCACTCAAACGCAGTCGGGCGAAGATCGTTTTTAAAAATGGCCGCGCTAGCGGGCGTAGCGGGCAGCATGAGCGGACTGGCCGCTAGCGGCGTAACTAGAAGCGCCACAAAAGAAGAAATGGCAAATCCGTTTCCAAACTCTAAAATCGTAAAAACCGTTTGTACGGTTTGCTCCGTTGGATGCGGAGTGCGCGCCGAGGTAGAAAACGGCGTTTGGGTACGCCAAGAGGTAGCTCAAGATCACCCGGTAAGTGCTGGCGGCCACTGCTGTAAGGGTAGCGACGTCATCGATATGGTGCGCTCTCACTGCCGTGTAAAATACCCGATGAAAAAAGTAGGCGGCAAATGGAAACGCATCAGCTATAAAGAGGCTCTTGATGAAATCGGTGCTAAACTAAAAGCGTATCGCGAAAAAAATCCTGAACAAGTGATGTTTCTAGGCTCTGCAAAAGATTGCAACGAACAAAGCTATTATATAAGCAAATTCGTAGCGATGTTCGGGACTAATAACCTAGATCACCAAGCACGTCTTTGACACAGCTCTACAGTCGCCGGTGTGGCGAATACTTGGGGTTACGGAGCTATGACCAATCATCTTGGAGATATCCAAAACGCGAAGTCTATCTTTATAGTGGGCGCAAATCCGGCGGTAAATCACCCGGTCGGCTTTAGACATTTTCTAAAAGCGAAGGAAAATAACGGCGCAAAGCTAATCGTGGTCGATCCAAGATACACGAGAACTGCGGCTAAGGCTGATTATTTTGCTCAAATTCGCACCGGCACGGATATACCTTTTATGTACGGCATGATGAATATCATCTTTCAAAACGGCTGGGAAGATAAGGAATTTATAAACGACCGCGTCTACGGTATGGATCTGATCCGCGAAGAAGCTGCCAAATGGACGCCCGAAGTCGTGGCCGATGTTTGCGGGATCAAAAAAGAGACGCTTCTTGAGATAACCGAAGTTTACGCCAAAAATCGCCCGGGATCGGTCGTTTGGGCGATGGGTCTAACTCAACACACCATAGGCAGCTCAAACACTCGTATCGCTCCGATCCTGCAACTAGTGCTAGGAAATATGGGCGTATCAGGCGGCGGCTGTAATATTCTGCGCGGTCACGACAACGTTCAAGGCGCGACGGATATGGCGAATTTGCCGACCGAGCTACCCGGGTACTATCCAAAAAACGAAGCCAACTGGAAATACTTCGCTAAGATGTGGAAAGTAGATTTTGAATGGCTCCAAAAGAATTTCGTTAAGCCTGAAATGATGTTTAAACCCGGATTTACGCTATCAAAATGGTGGGCAGGCGTGCTTGACGGTAAAAACGGCAACGAAGCCGTAGATAATGCCGGCGACAGTATAAAAGCCTTAGTGGTAATCGGCAACGGTATCACATCAACCGCGCAACAAGTAAAAGTAAAAGAAGGCCTAGATGCGCTTGAGCTTTTAGTGCTGGTAGATCCTTTCGTAAACGATGCCGGCGTGATAACGGACAAAAAAGACGACGTCTATATACTGCCTGCGGCGACGCAGTTTGAAACTAGCGGTACGGTCGTGGCCACAAACCGCAGCGGCCAGTGGAGAAGCCAGGTCGTAGAGCCTCTCTTTGAGAGTATGCCAGATCACGAAATTTTGTTTGAGCTTGCCAAAAGGCTAGGCTACTATGACGAGCTAACGCGCACGATCAGAGACGCCGAAGGCAAGATCGAGTGGCCTGAGGTCGCTACGCGCGAGATCGCAAATATAATAAAAACTATCGGCATGACGGGTTGGACTCCGGAAAGGCTCAAAAAGCACCAAGAAAACTGGGATAAATTTGACGAAAAAACAAGTCTAGGAAAACCGGGCACCGTAGTCGAAGGCGAATACTACGGCTTGCCGTGGCCGTGCTGGACGGAGGATCATCCGGGCAGCCCGATACTTTACGATATAAACAAGTCCGTTAGGCAAGGCGGTATGGGTTTTAGAAACCGCTTCGGCTTAGAGCATAACGGAGTTAGCCAATTAGCCGCAGACGGTAGCGCGCCCGTAGATTCGTTTGTCAAGGGCGGATATCCGGAGATCAAAAAAGATAACATCGAAAAGGTGCTAGGCATCACGCTAACCGAAGATGAAAAGGCTAAAATAGGCGGCAGCTGGATACATGACGATAGTAATATCATCGCTAAAAAATGCATGGAGAAAAACATCGCTCCGTACGGCAACGCGCGAGCTAGAACGATCGTTTGGACTTTTGCGGATCAAATTCCTCTTCACAGAGAGCCGCTGCATACGCCTAGATTCGATCTGGCGCAGAAGTATCCGAGCTTTGAGGATAAGAAACTTCAAAACCGCGTCGATACGAAATTTAAATCCGTCCAGCTAGCAAAGGACTACTCAAAAGAGTTTCCTATTATCCTCACGACGGCTCGCCTCGTAAATTTTAGCGGCGCGGGCATGGAGACGAGAGCTAGTATGTATCTAAGCCGTCTAACGCCTGAGATGTTTGCGGATATCCACCCTGAGCTTGCGGCTAAACACGGCATTAAAAACTGGGATTTCATCTGGGTTCATTCGCCTGAGGGCACTAAGGTTAAGGTGCGCGCTAGAGTAGTACCGTCCGTTAAACCCGACACCATCTTTATGCCGTTTCATTATGCGGGCTATATGCAAGGCGCCGATATGACTGGTAATTTCCCGGAAGGCACAAAGCCTTATGCGGTAGGCGAGAGCGCAAATACCGTCACTAACTACGGATATGATATAAACACTCAGATTCCTGAAACCAAAAGCGGTCTATGCCGCATAGAAAAGGCGTAA
- the tupA gene encoding tungstate ABC transporter substrate-binding protein TupA has product MKKIILGSLVAAVLAFGADNELIMATTTSTDNTGLLDAIYPVYKAKTGVDIKWTAVGTGAALKLGEDCNADILFVHSPKVEKEFVEKGFGLKRNAVMYNDFVVIADKSIADKFKGKDIKESFELIKKDGIKFFSRGDKSGTDNKEKGIWKKIAGEVPEKDGWYMQTGQGMLATINAAAEQKGVTFTDRGTYIKYEANQKGHPEMVIINEGDNDLKNFYSLIAVNPKHCPKTDIENAEKFIKWATSEEGQKFIGDFKLLDKPLFTPDANSRKN; this is encoded by the coding sequence ATGAAAAAGATTATTTTAGGCTCACTAGTAGCCGCAGTTTTGGCGTTTGGCGCTGATAATGAACTGATCATGGCGACTACAACAAGTACAGATAACACTGGCTTGCTTGACGCGATCTATCCAGTTTATAAGGCAAAAACAGGCGTTGATATAAAATGGACAGCTGTTGGCACAGGCGCTGCACTAAAGCTTGGCGAAGACTGCAACGCTGACATACTTTTCGTTCACTCACCAAAAGTTGAGAAAGAATTTGTAGAAAAAGGTTTTGGCTTAAAAAGAAATGCCGTAATGTATAATGACTTCGTCGTTATCGCTGATAAATCAATCGCTGATAAATTTAAAGGTAAAGATATAAAAGAGAGCTTTGAGCTTATCAAAAAAGATGGTATCAAATTCTTCTCACGTGGCGATAAATCAGGCACAGACAATAAAGAAAAAGGCATCTGGAAAAAGATCGCTGGTGAAGTCCCTGAAAAAGACGGCTGGTATATGCAAACAGGCCAAGGTATGCTAGCTACGATAAATGCTGCTGCTGAGCAAAAAGGCGTTACATTTACTGATCGTGGTACTTACATTAAATATGAAGCAAACCAAAAAGGTCATCCTGAGATGGTTATCATCAACGAGGGCGACAACGATCTTAAAAACTTCTACTCTCTAATCGCAGTAAATCCAAAACACTGCCCTAAAACTGACATCGAAAATGCAGAGAAATTCATAAAATGGGCTACAAGCGAAGAGGGTCAGAAATTTATAGGTGACTTTAAGCTGCTAGATAAGCCGCTTTTCACGCCTGACGCAAACAGTCGCAAAAACTAA
- a CDS encoding twin-arginine translocation signal domain-containing protein, which translates to MQKNRREFLKKAGLVGAAAATAGVATAAASNLKYGKSKKTEVLYKRSKNWDLYYEQAK; encoded by the coding sequence ATGCAAAAAAATAGGCGAGAATTTTTAAAAAAGGCGGGGCTAGTCGGCGCGGCAGCGGCTACGGCCGGAGTAGCGACGGCAGCGGCGTCAAACCTAAAATACGGCAAAAGCAAAAAGACCGAAGTGCTTTATAAAAGAAGCAAAAACTGGGATCTATACTACGAACAAGCGAAATAA
- the fdh3B gene encoding formate dehydrogenase FDH3 subunit beta, with translation MSEFNDNNRLKFYCDDDRCIDCNGCAVACDEAHELPLGIRRRRVITLNEGVPGKEISTSIACMHCEDAPCSLVCPVDCFYIRADGVVLHDKDICIGCGYCLYACPFGAPQFPKDGVFGARGVMDKCTMCAGGPLPTNSEAEREEYGQDRISEGKVPVCAAMCSTKALLVGESAMIEKIYGDRVKARGYGFKDLKQTPTWKLAYYAGDRLKIKS, from the coding sequence ATGAGCGAATTTAACGATAACAATAGACTTAAATTTTACTGCGACGACGATAGATGCATCGACTGTAACGGCTGTGCGGTAGCTTGCGACGAGGCTCACGAGCTGCCTCTTGGCATCCGTCGCCGCCGCGTCATCACATTAAACGAAGGCGTACCGGGCAAGGAAATATCGACCTCGATAGCTTGCATGCACTGCGAGGATGCGCCGTGCTCACTGGTTTGCCCGGTCGATTGTTTTTATATCAGAGCCGACGGCGTAGTACTACACGACAAAGATATCTGCATCGGCTGCGGATACTGCCTATACGCGTGTCCGTTCGGCGCACCACAATTCCCTAAAGATGGTGTATTTGGTGCAAGAGGCGTTATGGATAAATGTACGATGTGTGCAGGTGGTCCGCTACCGACAAATAGCGAAGCCGAGCGTGAAGAGTACGGCCAGGATAGAATTTCAGAAGGAAAGGTGCCGGTTTGTGCGGCGATGTGCTCGACAAAGGCGCTGCTAGTAGGCGAATCGGCTATGATAGAAAAAATCTACGGCGATAGAGTCAAGGCTCGCGGCTACGGCTTTAAAGACCTAAAACAAACTCCAACCTGGAAGCTCGCCTACTATGCTGGCGATAGGCTTAAAATAAAATCTTAA
- a CDS encoding TorD/DmsD family molecular chaperone has product MTSKGEFAAGRGLYYSLFSRFFVFSQEADRFSGVNAMLGLASAHALNEESAAAIMRIQAKFDEKNSQNLADEFDEIFHALPSPLRNSLSYYDEGYEVGHACAKVRKILAPTDIRRDEAKFKENEDNVGFVFALMSEFIAREGKRELYGELEEQLFKEIINPNIDEFIESLFNHESSEIYKDVAVLLQGFIEFERVVLSAPRPINQGKNKKTLDGVSRSEAIRRQKNRVRKLKAMEEENAKK; this is encoded by the coding sequence ATGACTAGCAAGGGCGAATTTGCGGCGGGACGTGGGCTTTACTACTCGCTATTTTCGCGTTTTTTCGTTTTTAGCCAAGAAGCCGATAGATTTAGCGGCGTAAACGCGATGCTAGGCCTTGCCTCGGCGCACGCTCTAAACGAGGAATCGGCCGCCGCGATAATGCGCATACAGGCAAAATTCGACGAGAAAAATTCGCAAAATTTAGCGGATGAATTCGATGAAATTTTCCACGCTCTGCCAAGTCCGCTTAGAAACTCGCTGTCCTACTACGACGAGGGCTACGAGGTCGGGCACGCCTGCGCAAAAGTGCGTAAAATTTTAGCCCCCACAGACATTAGGCGCGACGAGGCTAAATTTAAAGAAAACGAAGATAACGTGGGCTTCGTGTTTGCGCTAATGAGCGAATTTATAGCGCGCGAGGGCAAGCGTGAGCTATACGGCGAGCTTGAGGAGCAGCTTTTTAAAGAGATCATAAACCCAAACATCGACGAGTTTATAGAGAGTCTTTTTAACCACGAAAGCAGCGAAATTTATAAAGACGTCGCAGTGCTTCTGCAAGGATTTATAGAGTTTGAGCGCGTAGTTTTAAGCGCGCCGCGTCCTATAAATCAAGGCAAAAACAAAAAGACCTTGGACGGAGTTTCAAGATCTGAGGCCATAAGAAGACAAAAAAACCGAGTGAGAAAGCTAAAAGCTATGGAGGAAGAAAATGCAAAAAAATAG
- the tupC gene encoding tungstate ABC transporter ATP-binding protein TupC, producing the protein MINVRNLRLNYGASEILNIPHLDIDVSKITALTGSNGSGKSTLMRVMSFLQKPTSGEVRLWGSSAPSLNLLRDVSILLPEPALLKRSVRENFRAVLKSRGVLAEFNERASEALNLVGLNESFLNKRHFELSSGQTQRVSFALNLALRSRLYLLDEPTNSVDVGTSKLFGKAVLYMRQRYGCGFVIASHDDKWLSAVTEENVFLHKGRVCEFEYKNIFDAHGGVLKFDENANVNLPQNLRNAVKIAVNPSKITLSKTPIEGYLGGILHSVSLYLGKELLVKIKVGDFLIKTLAANSQNFRVGENIYFKFDEGAFLGLE; encoded by the coding sequence GTGATAAACGTTAGAAATTTACGCCTAAACTACGGCGCGAGCGAGATTTTAAACATCCCGCACCTTGATATCGACGTTAGTAAAATCACCGCGCTAACGGGCAGCAACGGCAGCGGCAAAAGCACGCTGATGCGAGTAATGTCGTTTTTACAAAAGCCCACTAGCGGCGAAGTGCGGCTGTGGGGGAGCAGCGCGCCGAGTCTAAATTTACTGCGCGACGTTAGCATTTTGTTGCCCGAACCGGCACTTTTAAAACGCTCCGTGAGGGAAAATTTTAGAGCCGTTTTAAAAAGCCGCGGAGTGCTAGCGGAATTTAACGAAAGGGCGAGCGAGGCGTTAAATTTGGTCGGGCTTAACGAGAGCTTTTTGAACAAGCGCCACTTTGAGCTTAGCTCGGGACAGACGCAGCGCGTTAGCTTTGCGTTAAATTTGGCGCTTAGATCGCGGCTTTATCTACTAGACGAGCCGACAAATAGCGTGGACGTGGGCACCTCAAAGCTTTTCGGCAAGGCGGTGCTTTATATGCGGCAAAGATACGGCTGCGGCTTTGTGATCGCTAGCCACGACGACAAATGGCTAAGCGCGGTCACCGAAGAAAACGTCTTTTTACACAAGGGCCGCGTGTGCGAATTTGAGTACAAAAATATTTTTGACGCGCATGGCGGGGTTTTAAAATTTGACGAAAACGCGAACGTAAATTTGCCGCAAAATTTACGTAATGCCGTAAAAATCGCCGTAAATCCAAGTAAAATAACGCTAAGCAAAACGCCGATAGAAGGCTACTTAGGCGGCATCTTGCACTCGGTTTCGCTCTATCTTGGCAAAGAGCTTTTGGTGAAAATCAAAGTCGGCGACTTTTTGATTAAAACGCTGGCGGCGAATTCGCAAAATTTTAGAGTCGGCGAAAATATTTATTTTAAATTTGACGAAGGAGCGTTTTTGGGGCTTGAGTGA
- a CDS encoding tyrosine-type recombinase/integrase, whose translation MALMSYNKFANTNKYPGVRIYIPENNDMIFYVRLDGKDIKVGSKSEGVNVTYAYNKKKEYDTKKRNGELPDSITKKQLVKGGLKFDDIAKAFFDYRLEQTPDKTENIKEQICMYEQYHKSKFGSIVTSLISSEMIQEHFKNIKETVSSRTGRKLSQSRTNAIMGIIRTIFNYAIKQKLISHLSPFDIKIKKPDNKRERFLELVEIELLRKELACKGDFALELFVELALCTGARLDGILNIKKKDISLSNMSVNITDFKSKNPENKRYTGFLSDEALVLINKIYTKISPNDALVDKPYATLQNVLQHLLNKLFNDGLAPEDSANRVVIHTLRHTFASHLAIAGTPILTIKKLMNHSDINHTLRYAKLMPDSGKEMVKKLYKA comes from the coding sequence ATGGCTTTAATGTCTTATAATAAATTTGCAAATACAAATAAATATCCGGGAGTTAGAATTTATATTCCCGAAAATAACGATATGATTTTTTACGTAAGATTAGACGGCAAAGACATAAAAGTAGGCTCAAAATCAGAAGGCGTAAACGTAACCTACGCCTATAATAAAAAGAAAGAATACGACACCAAAAAGAGAAACGGCGAGCTACCGGATAGTATAACTAAGAAACAGCTTGTTAAAGGTGGTTTAAAATTTGATGACATAGCAAAAGCATTTTTTGATTATAGGCTCGAACAAACGCCAGATAAAACGGAAAACATTAAAGAGCAAATTTGTATGTATGAGCAGTATCATAAAAGTAAATTCGGAAGTATCGTTACAAGCTTGATAAGCTCCGAGATGATACAAGAGCATTTTAAAAATATAAAAGAAACTGTGTCTAGCAGAACCGGTCGCAAGCTATCACAATCGCGTACAAATGCTATTATGGGCATAATAAGAACGATTTTTAACTACGCTATAAAACAAAAGCTTATATCTCATCTTAGTCCATTTGATATAAAGATCAAAAAACCAGATAATAAACGAGAGAGATTTTTAGAACTTGTGGAAATCGAGCTTTTACGCAAAGAGCTAGCCTGCAAAGGAGATTTTGCGTTAGAGTTATTCGTAGAACTTGCTTTATGTACTGGAGCTAGGCTTGATGGCATATTGAATATAAAGAAAAAAGATATATCACTTTCAAATATGAGCGTAAACATAACCGACTTTAAAAGCAAGAATCCAGAAAATAAAAGATACACTGGATTTTTAAGCGATGAGGCATTGGTGTTGATCAACAAAATCTACACGAAAATTTCACCAAATGACGCTCTTGTTGATAAACCCTACGCTACTCTCCAAAACGTTTTGCAGCATCTATTAAACAAGCTCTTTAATGATGGTCTTGCGCCAGAGGACAGTGCAAATAGAGTCGTAATACATACGTTAAGGCATACGTTCGCCTCTCATCTAGCCATAGCCGGCACCCCAATACTAACGATAAAAAAGCTCATGAACCACTCAGACATCAATCACACCCTAAGATATGCAAAGCTGATGCCTGATAGTGGTAAAGAGATGGTAAAGAAACTATATAAAGCATAA
- a CDS encoding molybdopterin oxidoreductase family protein has translation MEEIVKTTCPYCGTGCGIDLIVRNGRIVDAKPSKDHHVNDGELCLKGMFGWEFVNSPKRLSRPMMRKLNGVYDKCGELEEVSFEEVYDFLADKFKSTVEKYGSSSIMGFSSARSNNEDNYVFQKFFRAQGSNNVDHCARLUHAPTVAGLASTLGNGTMTNDLVEFATDTDVFLLIGTNTSECHPIIAMQMQRGLQRGAKMIVVDPKRTDMAKKADIFLQIPIGANIKTLNTMMHVIIAENLQDSEFIEKYSEGFEYLKEAVKDFTPERFERETGVKKELIIEAARMYAKAGAAAICYTMGITQFSDGTSNVFSLSNLAVLTGNLGKKGAGVNPLRGQNNVQGACDMGALPNVIPAGAVNSPYAQEQARKVWHFELNPVPGFKLTQAPDKMDSGELKVLYVYGENPVMSDPWTEHFAHAVHHLDCFIVQDLFFTESAHKADVVLPAAGWGEKDGTFINTSRRVQRTRKASEPVNGVEPDWKVVCNIANRMGLEGFDFASPEQIWNELRELMPKFFGGISYYRLGKLGGISWPCPDEEHPGTPVLYADHKSMLPGGKFRFAPVLYVDDKEERAKAEAEFRAKMNIPDGYPVGSGALSEVPDEVYPCLFTTGRKVYHYHTGTMTRECPALEYGAGIEGALIEVSPDIARERELEEGCYALVQNKRGQIAAKLRVNPDLKEGTIFTTFHYSEADGNELANAGDPDPLSGITPLKMTIANIRRLSEEEFIKFREQNEMSMHSANPYLSPVRA, from the coding sequence ATGGAAGAGATCGTAAAGACCACCTGTCCATATTGCGGTACGGGCTGCGGCATCGATCTTATCGTGCGAAACGGTAGAATCGTAGACGCCAAACCCAGCAAAGACCACCACGTAAACGACGGCGAGCTTTGCTTAAAAGGAATGTTCGGATGGGAGTTCGTAAACTCTCCTAAACGCTTAAGCCGACCGATGATGAGAAAGCTAAACGGCGTCTATGACAAGTGCGGCGAGCTTGAAGAAGTGAGTTTTGAGGAGGTTTATGATTTCCTCGCGGATAAATTTAAATCCACCGTCGAAAAATACGGCTCAAGCTCGATCATGGGCTTTAGCTCCGCGCGCTCAAATAACGAAGACAACTACGTTTTCCAGAAATTTTTCCGCGCCCAGGGCAGCAACAACGTCGATCACTGCGCCCGTCTTTGACACGCTCCTACAGTGGCAGGTCTTGCCAGCACGCTAGGAAACGGAACGATGACTAATGATTTGGTCGAATTTGCGACCGATACGGACGTATTTTTACTCATCGGTACCAACACGAGCGAGTGCCACCCGATCATCGCTATGCAGATGCAGCGCGGCCTTCAGCGAGGCGCGAAGATGATCGTCGTAGATCCAAAGCGCACCGATATGGCCAAAAAAGCCGATATTTTCTTGCAAATCCCGATCGGAGCGAATATCAAAACGCTAAATACGATGATGCACGTCATAATCGCCGAAAATTTGCAAGATAGCGAGTTTATCGAGAAGTACTCCGAGGGATTTGAATATCTAAAAGAAGCGGTTAAGGACTTTACGCCTGAGCGTTTCGAGCGTGAAACTGGCGTAAAAAAAGAGCTCATCATAGAGGCAGCTAGGATGTATGCTAAAGCAGGCGCGGCGGCGATTTGCTACACGATGGGTATCACGCAGTTTAGCGACGGTACGTCAAACGTCTTTTCGCTATCAAATTTAGCCGTTTTAACCGGAAATTTGGGCAAAAAGGGTGCGGGCGTAAATCCTCTGCGCGGTCAAAACAACGTCCAAGGCGCATGCGACATGGGCGCGCTGCCTAACGTAATCCCGGCAGGCGCGGTAAATAGCCCTTATGCACAGGAGCAAGCGCGCAAAGTATGGCACTTTGAGCTAAATCCGGTTCCGGGCTTTAAGCTAACGCAAGCGCCGGATAAAATGGATAGCGGCGAGCTAAAAGTCCTCTACGTCTACGGCGAAAACCCCGTAATGAGCGACCCTTGGACCGAGCACTTCGCCCACGCCGTGCATCATCTAGACTGCTTTATAGTGCAGGATTTGTTTTTCACAGAGAGCGCGCATAAGGCCGATGTGGTGCTACCTGCCGCGGGCTGGGGTGAAAAGGACGGAACCTTTATCAACACCTCTCGCCGCGTCCAACGCACGCGCAAGGCTAGTGAGCCCGTTAACGGCGTGGAGCCCGACTGGAAGGTCGTTTGCAACATCGCAAACCGCATGGGGCTAGAGGGGTTTGATTTTGCGAGCCCTGAACAAATTTGGAACGAGCTAAGGGAGCTTATGCCTAAATTTTTCGGCGGTATCAGCTACTATAGACTAGGCAAGCTAGGCGGTATCAGCTGGCCATGCCCGGACGAGGAGCATCCGGGTACGCCGGTGCTTTACGCAGATCACAAGTCCATGCTGCCTGGCGGCAAATTCCGCTTCGCGCCGGTACTTTACGTAGATGATAAAGAGGAGCGCGCAAAGGCTGAGGCTGAATTTAGAGCCAAGATGAATATCCCGGACGGCTACCCAGTCGGTAGCGGCGCGCTTAGTGAAGTGCCTGATGAGGTATATCCGTGCCTATTTACGACCGGACGCAAGGTCTATCACTACCACACCGGCACGATGACTAGAGAGTGTCCGGCTCTTGAATACGGTGCTGGCATCGAGGGCGCGCTCATAGAGGTGAGTCCCGATATCGCTCGCGAGAGGGAGCTAGAGGAGGGCTGCTACGCGCTCGTACAAAACAAACGCGGTCAGATCGCCGCCAAACTGCGAGTAAATCCGGATCTAAAAGAAGGCACGATATTTACGACCTTCCACTACAGCGAGGCCGACGGTAACGAGCTAGCCAACGCCGGCGATCCCGATCCGCTCTCGGGCATCACGCCGCTAAAGATGACGATAGCAAATATCAGGCGTCTAAGCGAAGAGGAATTTATCAAATTTAGAGAGCAAAACGAGATGTCGATGCACTCGGCAAATCCGTATTTATCGCCTGTTAGAGCATAA
- the tupB gene encoding tungstate ABC transporter permease TupB, with the protein MDFLLHGFAEAFNLLLNGNLETYSAIKATLYTSSVSILFAVLIGFPLGFSLGFYDFKGRKILRLLSDTALAMPTVAIGLILYAFITRNGPLGSLNLLFTLKAVMLGQFVLALPIIISLTASVVENMETKHYLTILNLRLAPAKLVFCVLYELRYALMVVIATAYGRIVAEVGIAMMIGGNIKYFTRTITTAVSLETNKGEFAMGIALALVLIFIAFAVNLAIHALKRLDK; encoded by the coding sequence TTGGATTTTTTACTTCACGGCTTTGCAGAAGCCTTTAATCTACTTTTAAACGGCAATCTTGAAACATATTCAGCCATCAAGGCTACCCTTTACACATCAAGTGTGTCGATACTTTTTGCCGTTCTTATAGGCTTTCCACTTGGTTTTTCGCTTGGATTTTATGACTTTAAGGGCCGCAAAATTTTACGCCTTCTAAGTGACACAGCTCTTGCCATGCCAACGGTTGCGATCGGTCTTATTTTATATGCATTTATCACGAGAAATGGCCCGCTTGGCAGCCTAAATTTACTCTTTACGCTAAAAGCGGTCATGCTGGGTCAGTTTGTGCTAGCCCTTCCTATCATCATCTCGCTTACTGCAAGCGTGGTTGAAAATATGGAGACAAAGCACTATCTAACTATCCTAAATTTACGCCTTGCGCCAGCAAAGCTAGTTTTTTGCGTGCTTTATGAGTTGCGCTACGCTCTCATGGTAGTTATCGCCACAGCCTACGGCAGAATCGTGGCTGAAGTGGGCATTGCGATGATGATAGGTGGCAACATCAAGTATTTTACCCGCACGATCACGACTGCGGTGTCGCTGGAGACGAACAAGGGCGAGTTTGCGATGGGTATCGCGCTAGCTTTGGTGCTCATCTTTATCGCGTTTGCCGTAAATTTGGCGATACACGCGCTAAAAAGGCTGGATAAATGA